TTTGCCAAAAATCGTTTTGATATTGTTGGCGATACGCATCATGGCGATTTTGCCTTAAATAAGCTTATCCTGGCAGAAACATCCATCCGTCGTTTGTTTTTGCATGCCGGCAAACTTGAATTTTCACACCCTGTCACTGGCGAACCGGTTGTGATAGTTTCCGAAATTCCCGACGAGTTTAACGAATTACTTCATTATTACAGGCAAAGTTTAAATTGATAATCTCCAAAAGTTAGCCATCTGTTGGTTGTCATCGTTAAAATATCCTTATTATTGTATATAAAAAGCATCAACCCAAATCTGTAATTATGTACAAAAATTCATTCGTATTTGTATGCCTTTTGTTGCTTAGTTCATATTCTTTATTGGCATTTCCTCAAAAAAAGTATAAAATTGCCTGTAACGAAAATTACTATCCATATGTTTCCCGTAATTCTGAAACCGGTGAACTCGAGGGAGTTATAATCGACTGGTGGATGCTGTGGGGTGAAAAGGCAGGAGCAGAAATTGAATTTGTGCCATTAAGCCTTAACCGGTGTATTGAGAAAACCAGCAGGGGAGAGGTAGATGCAATTGCCGGGTTGTTTTTTAGCAAGGAAAGAGCAGAATTACTCGACTTTTCTGAGCCTTTATTAAGGATGCAAACAGTGCTTTTTATTCGAAAAAATACCCGTATCGATTCTATTCATCACATGAATGGTGAAATTGGTATTCTTGATGGCGATTTGGCCGTGGAGTATTTTACCCAACAATATCCAGAACAAAATTTAAAAATCTACAGGCAGATTGATGCTCTAAGGCAGGATATTAGCAGTCGCGAAATTAATGCTTTTGTTTATGATATACCCGAAACCATTAGGGGAGGAACAATTAAAATAAAACTGCCAAATGGTTATGAAATTCTCGATGAACTTTATACTGTAAAGTTACGAATTGCTGTAAAGACCGGTAATAGCCAAATGCTTAACGAGGTTATAACGCATGCCGAAAAAATGACTGATGATGAGTTGCTGGAATTAATTGAACCCTATAATTTTTTAAAATCATCAAAATATTTGCTTTGGGGCGGATTGCTCGCCGGCGTTTTATTAGGGCTGTTTGTTGCAGTTATTATTGCCCGCTTGTTAAAAAATAAACGCAAGATTAAACAACTTGAAAACAAGTTAGAAAATACAGATTGGCAAGTAGTAATTGATAAGGGAGAAAACGATTATATTGAATTTAAATCGTCGTTAAGGTGGGATCTCCGGCTGGAAAAGCTAAACAAGAACCTGGAGAAAGTAATTGTTAAAACGATTTCAGCTTTTTTAAATACAGATGGCGGAATGCTTTTTATTGGTGTTGCCGATGACGGGAATATTTTAGGTTTGGAGAAAGACTACAACACACTGGGAAAGAAAAACCGGGATGGGTTTATGTTAACGCTAACCAATGTAATAAATAACGACTTAGGTAAAAGCGTTCATAAATATATTACCATAAATATTATTGGCATTGGCGAAAAAGATGTATGTATTGTTAATGTCGAAAAATCAGATCGTCCGGTATTTGTTGGCAAAAACGACAACGAAGAGTTTTACATCAGGGCGTCGGCATCATCGCAACCCTTGAGTGTAAAAGAAACCTATGCCTATATAAATTCTAACTGGAAAAAATAAGTAAATCATCTGCTGGCTGTAAAAAAATACAACACTTTTGTTTTTGATGTAACGATATCCGAAGCTTTACGTCTTATAAAAAAATAATAAGTCATGAAGCGTATATCATTTTTATTAATTGGCATTTTATTTCTCGCACAATCCTGTAGTTACGAATCCGGCGTATCTGAAGCCTATTCAAAATATCGTTTTAAAGATGGAGTAACAACGGTTTCGGTTCCGGGATGGGTAATTCACCTTGCGGCGGGATTGGGAGACCTGAAAGAGGAAGAACGAGAGCTTTTGGAGTGTATTGATAAAGTAAAAGTTATTGCCGTTGAGGATGATAAGCTAAATGCTAAGGTTGATTTACACGAGGAGTTTTACAAACAAATTAGCGAGAAAAAAGGATACGAGGAACTGCTTGTTGTACGTGATAAAAACGAAAACATAAGCATTTTTGGCCGCATGGATGAATCGGTTATCGAGGAAATGGTGATTTTGGTTGGAGGCGATGATAATGCACTGATTTATGTGAAAGGAGAAATAAGACCGGAGATGCTTAACAAACATATCGATTTATCGAACCCGGATAAATTTTTAAGTTTGGGGCATTAATAAACGCAAAGATAAATTACAGTAATCGGAAGTTCTTAGTTTTCACTAAAGAACTTTTTTTTGTGCTGCTCGGCCAAGCTAATTAATGTACTGGCAATTTCAGGGTGCGCATCAATTACATTGATGGTTTCATACGGATCATTTACCATATCAAAAAGCGACAAACCAATTTCTGCTGAATAATCATATTTTCCAGGCATGCCATCCCTGCCTTCAAGGGCTGTCATGGTCCGGTACGAATGGGGCAGGTGCAGTTTCCACTTGCCATCTCCTGACAATACTGCTTCAAAATTTTTATTGTTGGTAAATGCATAATATTCATGGGGATTTGTTGCATTTGCTTTGCCCAAAATAATATCCCAAACATTTTTACCATCGATTACCGAGTTGGGAAGCGGAACTCCCGAAACATGACAAAGAGTGGGTAATATATCAATGGACATCAGGGCTTTTTCCGACTGTGTATTCCCTTTTAATGCCGCCGGATATTTAATTATGGTAGCCGAACGTGTTCCTCCGTCAAAAGTGGTTCCTTTAGCCTCGCGGAAAGGAGTAGTGCCGGCGTGGTTGCCATAAGAAATCCAGGGGCCGTTATCCGATGAAAATATTACAATTGTATTCTTATCCAGTTTGTTTTGTTTTAAGGCCTTGTTTATTTCCCCAACCGACCAATCCAACTCAAGCATCACATCAGCATATAAGCCTTTTCCTGATTTGCCGTCAAAGGCCTTGCTGCAAAATAAAGGCACATGGGGCATCGAGTGGGGCAGGTAGATTAGAAATGGCTTTTCGTTGTTTTTGTTGATAAAGTTTACGGCATGTTCGGTATACCATTGGGTAAGCATTTTTTGGTGCGAAGCCTCAAGTTCTTCGATCACTACCTGTCCGTTCTCCCAGAAATGAATGGGCCATTGCCCCCAATAATCCGGATTTTCCGGGTGATGTTTCCACATATCGTTGGAATACATTAATCCACAAGATTCGTCAAAGCCCCGGTTGTGTGGCCTTGTTTCGGGTTGATCTCCACAATGCCATTTCCCAAAAATGGCCGTTTTGTAGCCCGCCTTTTGAAATACTTCGCCAATGGTTGGGAAATTCGTCTCAAGGCCGCGACCATTGGGGCCATGTGCACCAAAAACCTTGGTGCGTCCGGGGTAACACCCCGAAATTAAAGCCGACCGCGATGCGGAGCATACAGCCTGAGGAACATAGAAATTTTTAAATACAACTCCTTCTTTAGCTAGCTGTTGCACGTTGGGTGTTTTAAAATGCTGTTGTCCAAATGGCGTAAAATCAGAATACCCCGAGTCATCAAGAAAAATGATAACAATATTTGGTTGTTTTTCAGCGGTATATTTATCACAGCCTGAAATAACAAGGAAAGTGGCTAATAAGAGGAGTAATTGGTTTAATCGCATAATTAGCTGGTTTTTGTTGTACCAAAATTAGTATTTATTCCGCAGCGCTAACATCAATTACTGCAAAGTGTTGGGGAAGTTTTATAAATTAGTGGAAAAAGTCGCACAATGAATTATACTACACTCATTATTCTGTTGCTTGGCGGATTGGCATTGTTTCTTCACGGAATGAATGTTATGACCGATGGATTGAAAGCAGCAGCAGGAACCCGAATGAAATCGTTTTTAAAAGGAATGACACAAAACCGTTGGACTTCGCTTGTTGCAGGTACGGGAATTACAGCCATTATTCAATCTTCATCAGTTACTACAGTTTTGGCTGTTGGATTTGTTTCGGCGGGTTTAATATCGTTTCAAAGTACACTAGGAATTATACTTGGAGCTAACCTTGGGACAACAATTACGGCTCAGATTATTGCTTTTAAAATAACCAAGGCTTCGTGGATAATGATTGCTGCCGGATTTCTTGCAGGTTTTGTTATTAAAAAGGAATCGGTAAAAAATATTGGAATGATTGTTTTAGGACTGGGACTGGTATTTTTGGGCATGAACGTTATGAGTGATGCAACCGCACCACTTAAAGAATATGCACCGTTTATTGCCTTAATGAACGGTCTCGACAATTATTTATACGGAATTCTAATCGGGGCTTTGTTTACTGCATTGGTTCAAAGTTCATCGGCAACAACAGGAGTTGTTATTATTTTGGCCTCGCAGCAACTGGTAGGCTTGGAAGCATCAATTGCCATAATTTTAGGAGCAAATATTGGCACTTGTGTAACAGCCGTTTTGTCTGC
Above is a genomic segment from uncultured Draconibacterium sp. containing:
- a CDS encoding transporter substrate-binding domain-containing protein; this translates as MYKNSFVFVCLLLLSSYSLLAFPQKKYKIACNENYYPYVSRNSETGELEGVIIDWWMLWGEKAGAEIEFVPLSLNRCIEKTSRGEVDAIAGLFFSKERAELLDFSEPLLRMQTVLFIRKNTRIDSIHHMNGEIGILDGDLAVEYFTQQYPEQNLKIYRQIDALRQDISSREINAFVYDIPETIRGGTIKIKLPNGYEILDELYTVKLRIAVKTGNSQMLNEVITHAEKMTDDELLELIEPYNFLKSSKYLLWGGLLAGVLLGLFVAVIIARLLKNKRKIKQLENKLENTDWQVVIDKGENDYIEFKSSLRWDLRLEKLNKNLEKVIVKTISAFLNTDGGMLFIGVADDGNILGLEKDYNTLGKKNRDGFMLTLTNVINNDLGKSVHKYITINIIGIGEKDVCIVNVEKSDRPVFVGKNDNEEFYIRASASSQPLSVKETYAYINSNWKK
- a CDS encoding DUF4252 domain-containing protein, whose protein sequence is MKRISFLLIGILFLAQSCSYESGVSEAYSKYRFKDGVTTVSVPGWVIHLAAGLGDLKEEERELLECIDKVKVIAVEDDKLNAKVDLHEEFYKQISEKKGYEELLVVRDKNENISIFGRMDESVIEEMVILVGGDDNALIYVKGEIRPEMLNKHIDLSNPDKFLSLGH
- a CDS encoding sulfatase; this translates as MRLNQLLLLLATFLVISGCDKYTAEKQPNIVIIFLDDSGYSDFTPFGQQHFKTPNVQQLAKEGVVFKNFYVPQAVCSASRSALISGCYPGRTKVFGAHGPNGRGLETNFPTIGEVFQKAGYKTAIFGKWHCGDQPETRPHNRGFDESCGLMYSNDMWKHHPENPDYWGQWPIHFWENGQVVIEELEASHQKMLTQWYTEHAVNFINKNNEKPFLIYLPHSMPHVPLFCSKAFDGKSGKGLYADVMLELDWSVGEINKALKQNKLDKNTIVIFSSDNGPWISYGNHAGTTPFREAKGTTFDGGTRSATIIKYPAALKGNTQSEKALMSIDILPTLCHVSGVPLPNSVIDGKNVWDIILGKANATNPHEYYAFTNNKNFEAVLSGDGKWKLHLPHSYRTMTALEGRDGMPGKYDYSAEIGLSLFDMVNDPYETINVIDAHPEIASTLISLAEQHKKKFFSEN